From a region of the Impatiens glandulifera chromosome 4, dImpGla2.1, whole genome shotgun sequence genome:
- the LOC124934962 gene encoding pectinesterase-like: MTVEKTDDMRLLLRTVFYAAIEGTRQAITTTSILGGATNAMVDRSSFNICRELLEFSIDDMEKAINRLDHVVSKDNKDQLHSDIMTRLSGSITFQQTCIDEIKNMSLEYTMVQSLKLSRELSSNALAIVANTAFKEDESVMFPSWVIHEINKKKATTLFTVSKDGLGMFNTINEALSEIKHSYHNHIKNIFIIYVKAGVYEEYINIKKNMKNVVLIGDGPTKTTITGNRCVQDGFKTFKTATVIVDGDNFVAKNIAIENTAGPGSQAVALRISGDKSVIYNSHIDGYQDTLYAHAHRQFYRDCTISSTVDFIFGDAAAVFQNCKIVVKRPGPNQGTCTVTAQGRSDKRSSTGFVFQNCTITADKSYTDTKIRLKSFLGRPWRKYSRTMIMESEINDLIDPRGWLPWDGEENLKTLWYGEFLNRGPGADLSQRVDWIGFHKDINERVAAGFVPRRFIDGDHWIPESSIPYFPNFTIPNYFN, from the exons ATGACCGTCGAAAAAACAGACGACATGAGATTACTACTTAGGACCGTCTTTTATGCCGCCATCGAAGGCACCCGACAGGCAATCACCACCACCTCTATACTAGGCGGTGCCACGAATGCTATGGTGGATCGCTCTAGCTTCAATATTTGTAGAGAACTTCTTGAGTTTTCAATAGATGATATGGAGAAAGCCATTAACAG GTTAGATCATGTCGTGTCAAAAGATAACAAGGATCAACTACACTCAGATATCATGACTAGACTTTCCGGATCCATAACATTCCAACAAACATGCATCGACGAGATCAAAAACATGTCCCTCGAATATACCATGGTGCAAAGTCTTAAACTATCGAGAGAACTTTCCAGTAACGCCCTCGCTATCGTAGCAAACACAGCATTCAAAGAAGACGAATCGGTTATGTTCCCATCGTGGGTTATTCATGAAATCAATAAAAAGAAAGCCACCACACTTTTCACAGTGTCCAAAGATGGTTTGGGAATGTTTAACACAATTAACGAAGCATTAAGTGAAATTAAACATAGTTATCACAATcacattaaaaacatatttataatatatgtgaaAGCCGGCGTTTACGAAGAATATATCAACATTAAAAAGAACATGAAGAATGTCGTCTTGATTGGAGATGGCCCCACGAAAACAACAATCACCGGAAACAGATGTGTTCAAGATGGATTTAAAACATTCAAGACTGCAACCGTTA ttgtgGATGGAGACAATTTCGTGGCTAAAAACATAGCAATTGAAAACACCGCCGGTCCTGGGTCTCAGGCGGTGGCTCTAAGAATCTCTGGCGACAAATCCGTCATTTACAATAGCCATATCGACGGTTATCAAGACACCCTTTACGCTCACGCCCACAGACAATTCTACCGCGACTGCACCATCTCCAGCACGGTGGACTTTATATTCGGCGACGCCGCCGCCGTGTTTCAGAACTGCAAGATCGTCGTGAAAAGGCCAGGACCGAATCAAGGGACATGCACGGTCACCGCCCAAGGTAGATCGGACAAGAGAAGTTCAACCGGATTTGTGTTCCAGAATTGTACTATCACCGCCGATAAAAGCTATACTGACACGAAAATTAGATTGAAGTCTTTCCTAGGCCGGCCGTGGAGGAAATACTCGAGGACTATGATTATGGAGTCTGAAATAAATG ATTTAATTGATCCAAGGGGGTGGTTGCCGTGGGATGGGGAGGAGAATTTAAAGACGCTTTGGTATGGCGAGTTTTTGAATAGAGGTCCTGGCGCTGATCTAAGTCAGAGAGTCGATTGGATTGGATTTCATAAGGATATTAACGAACGAGTGGCGGCTGGATTCGTTCCACGACGGTTTATTGACGGCGATCATTGGATACCGGAGAGTTCCATACCATATTTTCCAAATTTCACCATCcctaactattttaattaa